The Harmonia axyridis chromosome 3, icHarAxyr1.1, whole genome shotgun sequence nucleotide sequence tattaataattataaaatttatcatcattatcatacgattttcaattttattattgtaacctcaatttcagaattgaagaaaataaaacaaaatgattttcacaatttcaaaattccttccttaattgaaattaattgttatttttgttaCCATTGGTACCATTGTTACGATCATTCTTAATTGGTTGTATTGAAAATATGTAGAAAGTccattttcatattaattccattaattaaattataaaataagtattattttatttagcgtAATTCAATTCCATAGTTATCGTTATTATTAAGAAAAAGAAATGCGAATGGAAATTTTATACATTTCTTCTCCCACCTATCCAATAACTTCCTTCATCGAGTTTTTTGTAATGTAAGTCATTCTTCATCGCATGTTTCAATCGAACATCTGTTTACGTTTCAGGTCTGAAGAACGTATGATatgagaaataataattttgttcgacacaaaaatatttaaaatgtctGCAAATGCAAACAGTTTCTGTCAACATATCACCATAGCTGTTCTTCCACCTACATGTTTTTCACCTAATTGTAGTAAAAGTGTAAATAGTACAGAACACCAAGACGATGTCTTCAGTGAAAAGTAAGCAGTGCtgaaaagaagaaataaaatatagagTTTGGATGGATTTACCTATTGGATGCATATGCATTTCGATTTAGTTTGTTTTACATTTGCAACTGGAGTCAATTTTCTTTATTAATGAGACCTTTATCTGCAGATCTGAAAAATCCGTGATACATAGAAAGTGTAAATTCAACCTCAACTTCAGCTCCTTCAAATACTTCATCTATTTTTGCATGTGGTTGGGATGCTGCATTTTGTTGACGTCCTCAAGGGAAAGCTTTCATCCCATACATCAGCTGAGTATACAGAAAGATATTACCACAGGTAAAAAAATTGACCTTTTTATAAAATTAAACAATCTTCTTTTTGTCTTCGACAGAATACATCGTCAACAATTCTCCCAAGGATGGAAGAATAAAGGTGGTTCTTGGAGGTGCTTTTCTTCCAGCTTATTATGCTAATTTGTCGACACGATGGGTTAATGTTCATTTACAGATGATAGAAACTGTGGGTTGTCCAATGCAAGACACTGTCCTTACATCTTCTAAAGTCAAGAAAATAGAGGTGAGCCATAATAACCAAGTACTGGGTGTTTTTTAGGTGCCTGAAAAGTTTCAAtagttgttgtctatggtttgacagttgagaatattaaactgtgttgacatttctgttcagtaaggtttggcaattcatcatgaatcgtttaacGCGAAAACAACGCTTCTAAATTGTGcaaatttactttgaaaaataaatctatTCTGGAAGTTCATAGAGCACTTTACGATCAACATAATCGACCTACTGAGTAGGAAATTCTTGGAGTCATTGTTCGTTTTCGTTCTAATTTTATTGTTCacgattcaaaaccatcaataAGACAGAGAAATGTGCGTACCTAAGAGAATATTGCTGCCGTACTGCGAAGGGTTGAAGATGACTGAAATGTTTAAGACTTGTTAGTTTTTTGGGGCTTTAttaatttattggtttatgCTACAAACCACCAACTCCTGCAGCATTGGAAGCCAATATTCAAGCCACCCTACGCTACGGTCAAATTTATTGGAGaaagtagtgaaaaattggactgaTCGAGTGAACTATGTCACTCGTAGCTGCGGCAAACATTTGTCTGATATCATATTCAAAAACTTAATGCCATAAAATAATCTaccagataataaaaataaaaaatgcatcccaagggtgctttttttagagctatagaactttaaattgcaataaaacaacgatggattattcgattgacatgaattttatttatccgcaagataatcttgtggcattacattttaaatatgatttctagcatatgatggccacggctggctcggatgtactccaatctggacgtccaatttccgatgactttttccaacatttgtggccgtatatcggcaataacacggcgaatgttgtcttccaaatagtcaagggtttgtggtttatccgcatagaacaatgactttacatagccccaaagaaagtagtctagcggtgttaaatcacaagatcttggaggccaattcacaggtccaaaacgtgaaattaggcggtcaccaaacgtgtctttcaataaatcgattgtggcacgagctgtgtgacatgttgcgccgtcttgttggaaccacagctcctggacatcatggttgttcaattcaggaatgaaaaagttagtaatcatggctctttaccgatcaccattgactgtaacgttctggccatcatcgtttttgaagaagtacggaccaatgattcctccagcccataaagcgcaccaaaaagtcagtttttctggatgtagcggtgtttcgacatacacttgaggattagcttcactccaaatgcggcagttttgtttgttgacgtagccattcaaccagaagtgcgcttcatcgctaaacaaaataaaatggacgtagtgcgagaTACGAATTCCGCACagatccattattttcgaaataaaattgcactatttgcaagcgttgttcaggcgtgagtctattcatgatgaattgccaaaccaaactgagaataaattacttgacagctgttaaatcggtcgccatctttaacagtaatgccaacttaaagttatacacctcgaaaaaaacacccgttatttatcCTGTATTGTTATTAAAAGTTCTCAAGCTTTAATAAACACCTCAAAGCGACTGAATGTTTTGAATGCTCATAAGATTTTTAGTGAAACCAACGAATAGAACTTGTTTTACTTTTGCAGAACGTCACCCAGGTTTGGAAAATTCCGACAGTAACAGAAAGTCTAATTGGTATTGTTCCTGAAATATCTACTAAAAGAGTATTTGTGTTGAACGAAACCAGCATAGTCAAAGCAAAAAACTACTTGCTGCAGATCTGTTTGGGAACAAATCTGAATGTAAATTTACCGATTTCCCTGGGTTATGATACTGAACCCATCGATCCCGATGCCGGAGTTGTATATGCTGGATTGGTACTCATTGGATTGTATGTGGTTATAATATTCGAAGTGAGTATTCATTTCTTaaaaacataatattgattCCAATCGACTTCATAACATCAGTTTTTAATATTGTTTAGTTTCCACGGGTCTGGTGAGGTGATAAACATGAAAACTAGTGGCGGATTTACAGATTTGCCGCCTGTAAATTGGACTTTTGCCGCTTCTGAATTTTGATACCATAGTTCACAATCATATCAATTAcattttctataaataaaattttaactttATGGTTTGTGCTCCATCATTTTTGctaaatatttcaacttttctcctatttttgaaattcgtactttgtgtgtgtgtatattattattatcattatttgaactggggtcgttttggttcggtaagccttccaggaactgcgaccatgcagatcttttgttcactaccctactcattcatagaaacccagggaggtcttcaacaacgttaataaaattgacaacctccttaggagccttggccgttacctctctggtatccagaactggcttacccatgtgaatggttcttaggccagccagctccggacacttgcatatcaagtgttcggctgtttctgcttccgatccacagagcctgcaaatctcgtctgctgacttttccatacggtacaaatgatgtttgtaccgacagtcccaccatcacccgaagctcggctcgcgacagcttcaggagctttttggcgtaggtaggtgaaatcttcacgaatttctttgcctgaacgaATCTAGGAGtggttagtccagtggattgtcctgctgttcaactcccacAGCTGCACcacagctttatattggtcatttcctatcccacagaaaggctcaggtccagcaggtgttaaccttgatgcactttttgcgaGTTCATCAGCTCTTTAATTTCCTTcgaccccacagtgccctggtacccatagtagagtcaccttatttcctctggccagttgctttatggtgttacggcactcccaagtcagcaaagacccctaacaacacgattccagggatctcagcgtggtttggctgtccgtgatgatgtagatatgcgcccccttgaggctcattttgagacactcctgggcgcatacataaacagccattatctcggtctgtagaatcgagggctcacttcccagggctttagagatcctcaatTTAgatccatatatcccaatgccggtgcccttctctgtttttgatccatctgtgaaccatatggatgactttttgtccagatgatttacgagacttattgcactaggacggtcatttataaccgtttcaaagggcgtttcaaaatcgtaggtggttggcataatatccgatggttttgcgaggaggtttgaatctatcAGTATCATATTCATGCATATTGTTATTTAGAAACTCTATATATATTTCTATCTATTTATGTATCGAAGAGAACTAAAAGTTATGTTATTTACAGTTATTACACAGGACTGTTGCAGCATTATTCGCTTGCATTCTATCCTTATCAATTCTAGCTGCTTTCAACGCAAAACCTTCAATAGCTGAGATAGTATCTTGGATCAGTATGGACACTCTTATGCTCTTATTCTCGATGATGATCCTAGTGACAGTTATTAGTGAAACTGGTATTTTCGACTACATGGCAGTTCAAACTTACAAGGTAGACAATATATTTTCCTTAATAATGATAGACTCGTCATAGTCTAAAATAGTTTAGTTTTTcgcataataaaaattctgctTTTTTCATTTATCTCTATCTCGATAATATAACAAATCATTAAAGGAAAACTGCTCGCAGTATTCGAAAAACTTTTTGCTGACATTCTAAACTAGCACAGCGCAGTAGATTAAGTTCTTGATGTAAATAAGAATATTATTAGCCTTAGGATTTTGCGGTAGGAAATCATTTCTTCGTTAATTGTGGATTGGATTATCCAGAGAAACTAGTGCAATattgtgaataattttcaaaacttaaACTATGAAAATCTTCGAAACATCGTACctatttcaatttcatcaattaaatctttataatatcataaaattatctaatattgaaaagttttttcctTGACCAATTCAAAGGTTTATCATTGGGGGTGaggaatcaattttttttttgaattgcagtATATTTTCATTCTATTTTAGAATTCCTCTCATTCCATCCTGTTTAAATTTTTCTGGTTGACGAAAAATTATTTCCTTGAGATGTTTCGAAGCAATtaatgtaaaaatcatctcagTGAATGTATCATTATAATAGGTTGTTATTCTACTACCTGATGAACACTTTTAATTCATAAACTATTGTCTACAGTTTACAGATGGAAAAATATGGTCTTTGGTAAACATCCTATGCTTGATTGCTGTTGTTTTCGCCTGCTTTTTGGATAACGTAACAACAGCTCTTTTAATAACACCAGTCACTATAAGGTGAATATAAATTATAACCCTTTAAGTAACCATATTCACAGAATCTATTACAGGTTATCAGAAGTTATGAAACTTAACCCTGTACCAGTCTTAATGTGTACGGTTATGTTTTCCAATATTGGAGGGGCCATCACTCCCCTTGGAGACCCTCCAAATGTTATTATTGCATCGAATCCAGATGTCTTGAAAGCTGTGAGTATATTGCATGTGTTGTGATACTGGCGAAaccggaagtgaaaaaaaaatcatttatagatCAAAAAGTGCCACTTTTAAGATATATgggatatcccaaatttcaatctattacaTTCAAAACTAACGGAGATACGGGGACtgtaccatgatcctgttacacccagtataaaatataaaatataagatataaaatataaaatataaaatataaaatataaaatataaaatataaaatataaaatataaaatataaaatataaaatataaaatataaaatataaaatataaaatataaaatataaaatataaaatataaaatataaaatataaaatataaaatataaaatataaaatataaaatataaaatataaaatataaaatataaaatataaaatataaaatataaaatataaaatataaaatataaaatataaaatataaaatataaaatataaaatataaaatataaaatataaaatataaaatataaaatataaaatataaaatataaaatataaaatataaaatataaaatataaaatataaaatataaaatataaaatataaaatataaaatataaaatataaaatataaaatataaaatataaaatataaaatataaaatataaaatataaaatataaaatttaaaatataaaatataaatataaaatataaaatataaaatataaaatataaaatataaaatataaaatataaaataataataatgtgttCAAATAATTCGATATTTTAGCTCAATAATTTTTTGGATAACCATCGTATTTGGTGTTTCGcagaaattaaatatttttcgaattgcCTTCAATTGATTTGGTTCAGCTAAAAACCTAgtcaattattataaaaaaacgaAACTTCCATCATTCAAACATTTTATGTAATCAATTTTTCTCCAAGTTGTTTGCGAACATCATTCTGAAGAAGGTACATTGTAATGAAATACGAGTACGTAATGTTTTTACCcataaaaaaactaaaaattaacaCAAATGTGTATcatgaattaaaattataattatattatattaaattgtGTATATTATAATACCCAAATATgtatcacaaattaaaattataatattggtgatcacattatttttttaacaGGGTGTGAATTTTATGTCGTTTACTTTACACATGGGACTTGGCACTTctatttgttttattgtaaCTTACGGATATTTGAGGTTTTACTACAGGAATGTGAAGAATTTCAGACATCCAGAACCGCCGGAGGTTCAACGTGAGTATCGACTAGATTTATTTGATTTAATGATTCAAGTGTTGAAacagttgaatatttttcacataaaatcaTCTTCGACTGTTTAGACCAGGGTTGCAAAATAACACGGCGACAATGAAGATTTCAGTGAATTAAGTAGATTATTTTGgcttttgaaatataaatatttttcgcgCACCAGATGTATTCAAATTCTTCGTTCAAAACACTTAACTAGTCAATTTGTTTTTGACTGTATGTAAATTAACATATTCACAAACATACAATCTAGCTTGCAGTGGTATTTtcgttttattcattttttttatttttcgtctGATATTTCTTAAtctttaatttttcataatcattattttagtaattaattttttgtatgtTGCCCAAAAAGGCTTTTCTTGGAATACGCCGCTGATTATTTAACGAAAAACTCTAGATTATACTTTACCATTTCAAGTGGCACACATTGATATTAATAGATCTTTGTAAAATAAGTTCACATTAGTGAATGATTGAAACTGATTATTGCCATTAAATGGAAATGTGTTCCCATAACGTGCAACACATTCCGTCTTTAAACGATTGACATTGAAGAAGGTAGACCAATAAATCTCAAAGAATTTATGAATAGAATTTATTGATGGACAATTCaaactagggctgggactttttcgcctttttgtattcgaatattcatccataaattcattcgattattcaaattattcattcaaacaaatattcatgcttgattattcatgagtagtcatgaatattcaactattcgttgattatgcagtgattattcaatgattattcagtgattattcaatgattattcagtgattattcaatgattattcagtgattattcaatgaatattcagtgattaaactcatgttttaatgaaccaatagaatccgagcgttttgatgagtgaatataccctttgcaACGtgatataatcgttttggtgttttgcctctcgccatatacgctctattagtgagaagtcacacaccgccatttttggatctcctgtcagtgttcggaatccaaacaaataaattgtcattcaaattagtacggtctcttttttataatcaaattgtcctTTGGTaaatacagaaatttttttatcacatgacaacgtacaaaatacaatagatccttaaatagacgcagtaaaaccttcgctgggaaaatacaatctacatagaccctttACAGGTCTAgaggtacaaaaagaatgatcgagcggattctgagaacattaaattcttcaagaatacacttgttttctgattcagttttgttAGGGAAGGATGTTACTTCAgtcgatgtgtgtacattttaagaccatagatttaaaagaatataaagattcgtcggttcgcaATTTAGAATatacataaaacaatatttgaccactgaaatagagaatgtcTAGAAATAGCAATACATACGGAATAGGAAGGCAAGGTTAcattttcgaatgtagaatcttataatattattagaactctttattgctaaattcatatgttagaatcttatattccatttttatatttttttaatgatgaaatccaaattttattaatttttttttggctgaATACCTTTTTCTAAtactaataaatgaataattttaattcaattgtatctatcaatttcaatattatgtaatttccagtaattttaatattaataaaacgatttgtccgtagtgaatcacaaaaccttgttttaatcattcctgaatagtgagtcaagtgatcattcaaactttcattcgtaacttcataaatatccaactactcactgaatagaaaactattcactgaataatcagtgaatactcaactattcactgattattcatgaatagaaaagtagtcattgattattcaattattcagtgaatactcgactattcactgattattcatgaatagaaaagtagtcattgattattcaactattcagtgaatactcgactattcactgattattcatgaatagaaaagtagtcattgattattcaactattcagtgaatattcatcattattcgaataatgcaaaatgcaattattcggataattattcaatgattattcgaatattcaaatcattcattcatgattcccagccct carries:
- the LOC123675542 gene encoding P protein-like, translating into MSANANSFCQHITIAVLPPTCFSPNCSKSVNSTEHQDDVFSEKSEKSVIHRKCKFNLNFSSFKYFIYFCMWLGCCILLTSSRESFHPIHQLSIQKDITTEYIVNNSPKDGRIKVVLGGAFLPAYYANLSTRWVNVHLQMIETVGCPMQDTVLTSSKVKKIENVTQVWKIPTVTESLIGIVPEISTKRVFVLNETSIVKAKNYLLQICLGTNLNVNLPISLGYDTEPIDPDAGVVYAGLVLIGLYVVIIFELLHRTVAALFACILSLSILAAFNAKPSIAEIVSWISMDTLMLLFSMMILVTVISETGIFDYMAVQTYKFTDGKIWSLVNILCLIAVVFACFLDNVTTALLITPVTIRLSEVMKLNPVPVLMCTVMFSNIGGAITPLGDPPNVIIASNPDVLKAGVNFMSFTLHMGLGTSICFIVTYGYLRFYYRNVKNFRHPEPPEVQQLKGKIAVWRRTTASVSSYSRDESFVKENLKRRTAKLMGKLKSMNNITITEDEFSNNLQDLRKQYPIKDLCLLIKSGGTMMLVIVALLLQSVPSWNTLGMAWTALLGALLVILLYDKDDVVGIFTRIEWSTLLYFAALFILMEALSKLGLIDAIGKKTQFIINSVVPEYRLTVAIVLILWVSGLASAFVDNLPLTTMMIKIVNNLCTDPQLNLPFQPLIWALSFGACLGGNGSLFGSSSNIICAGVAEQHGYKFSFTEFSKVGIPIVILTLMVTTLYLIICHVVLQWNS